Proteins encoded within one genomic window of Pseudobdellovibrionaceae bacterium:
- a CDS encoding HNH endonuclease, which yields ILSQDLKFEIPASDRTQHHGDDSVTITMTLSREQYADWLRVAELTSHITSGGKASELAAYLAKKEIARRTKIRGETLPKLKSASASEVPTSSVTSKSEAPTPIRTSETAVTAPRRKNESQNPRQILPRNRKILLKDAGCRFRDPRTGKICGSRRYVQIDHIQPVSDGGTRAPENLRALCGPHNRYVFSSPTKDS from the coding sequence GATCCTAAGCCAAGATCTCAAATTCGAGATCCCCGCCTCGGACCGCACCCAGCATCACGGCGACGACTCGGTGACGATCACGATGACGCTGTCCCGCGAGCAGTATGCGGACTGGTTGCGGGTCGCGGAACTCACATCGCATATCACTTCCGGAGGCAAGGCTTCGGAGCTCGCGGCTTACCTCGCGAAAAAGGAGATCGCTCGTCGCACGAAGATTCGGGGTGAGACTCTCCCGAAACTCAAATCGGCTTCCGCTTCGGAAGTTCCGACCTCGAGTGTCACTTCCAAATCGGAAGCGCCGACCCCGATACGCACTTCCGAAACGGCAGTGACCGCACCCCGCCGCAAGAACGAGTCGCAGAATCCGCGGCAAATCCTGCCTCGAAATCGCAAAATACTTCTCAAAGACGCGGGTTGCCGCTTCCGCGATCCCCGAACCGGGAAAATCTGTGGGTCACGTCGTTATGTGCAGATCGATCACATTCAACCCGTCAGTGACGGCGGCACCCGTGCGCCAGAGAATCTGCGCGCTCTGTGTGGACCACACAACCGGTATGTTTTTTCGTCGCCGACCAAAGACTCGTGA